Proteins co-encoded in one Corylus avellana chromosome ca9, CavTom2PMs-1.0 genomic window:
- the LOC132161636 gene encoding L-type lectin-domain containing receptor kinase VIII.1 → MLKFAGINVFVPVTLLLCFFNSAITIAITEFDLGTLTLSSLKLLGDAHMSNGSIRLTPDLPVPNSGAGRVLYSKPVKFRQPGTHFPVSFSTFFSFSVNNLNPSSIGGGLAFVISPDDETIGDAGGFLGLVTETGSPLGFVAVEFDTLMDVAFKDVNGNHVGLDLNSMVSSQVGDLDGIEIDLKSGNLVNAWIEYDGSTQVFNISVSYSNLKPKEPLLSFSLDLDQYVSDFMYVGFSGSTQGSTEIHSVEWWSFSSSFDTNSGSGTGSSPATPPPTATLTNPTANSVKSPPPSVAPSGSDSASSTSQKTSKPSSCHNQLCKEGPGAVAGVVTAGAFVLALFAGALIWVYSKRIKHVKKPDSLASEIIKMPKEFSYRQLKSATKCFNANRIIGHGAFGTVYKGILPETGDIMAVKRCSHSSQGKNEFLSELSIIGTLRHRNLVRLQGWCHEKGEILLVYDLMPNGSLDKALFEARTPLPWPHRRKVLFGVASALAYLHQECENQVIHRDVKSSNIMLDEGFNARLGDFGLARQIEHDKSPDATVAAGTMGYLAPEYLLTGRATEKTDVFSYGAVVLEVASGRRPIEKETVAAAGKAGVCSNLVEWVWSLHREERLLAAADARLAGEFDEGEMRKILLVGLACSHPDPLARPTMRGVVQMLVGEAEVPIVPTTKPSMSFSTSHLLLSLQDSVSDCNALINMSISSSEDGGAADMV, encoded by the coding sequence aTGTTGAAATTTGCTGGTATTAATGTCTTTGTTCCCGTTACTCTGTTGCTGTGCTTTTTCAACAGTGCCATTACCATCGCAATCACTGAATTCGACTTGGGGACCTTAACTCTCAGCAGCCTCAAGCTCCTCGGAGACGCCCACATGAGCAATGGGAGCATAAGGCTCACCCCTGACCTCCCCGTCCCCAACTCCGGCGCCGGTCGGGTTCTCTACAGCAAACCGGTGAAGTTCCGGCAGCCGGGGACCCACTTTCCAGTGAGCTTCTCAAcattcttctccttctccgTCAACAACCTAAATCCCTCTTCGATCGGCGGCGGGCTCGCTTTCGTAATCTCCCCGGATGACGAGACCATCGGAGATGCCGGTGGGTTCCTCGGGCTCGTCACCGAGACGGGCTCGCCCTTGGGCTTCGTGGCGGTCGAGTTCGACACCCTGATGGACGTGGCGTTCAAGGACGTTAACGGAAACCACGTGGGCTTGGATCTGAACAGCATGGTTTCGTCACAGGTCGGCGATTTGGATGGCATTGAGATCGATCTTAAGAGCGGCAACTTGGTTAACGCGTGGATCGAGTACGACGGCTCCACCCAGGTGTTCAACATATCGGTTTCCTACTCGAATCTGAAACCCAAGGAACCACTCTTGTCGTTCAGTTTGGATTTAGATCAGTACGTGAGCGATTTTATGTACGTTGGATTCTCCGGGTCGACTCAGGGGAGCACAGAGATCCACAGTGTTGAATGGTGGAGCTTTAGTTCTTCGTTCGACACGAATTCGGGTTCTGGGACAGGGTCTTCACCGGCCACCCCTCCTCCAACGGCTACTTTGACGAATCCAACTGCTAACTCTGTAAAGTCACCGCCGCCTTCGGTGGCTCCCTCTGGGTCCGATTCAGCTTCGAGTACCTCGCAGAAAACAAGTAAGCCTTCGTCTTGTCATAACCAGCTCTGTAAGGAAGGTCCGGGAGCTGTCGCCGGGGTGGTCACTGCCGGGGCTTTCGTTTTAGCTCTGTTCGCCGGCGCTCTAATCTGGGTGTACTCTAAGAGGATCAAACACGTAAAGAAACCCGATTCGCTTGCATCCGAAATTATCAAAATGCCGAAGGAATTCAGTTATAGGCAGCTCAAGTCGGCAACGAAGTGCTTCAATGCAAATAGAATCATCGGTCACGGCGCATTTGGGACCGTTTATAAGGGTATATTGCCGGAGACCGGCGACATTATGGCGGTGAAGAGATGCAGTCATAGCAGTCAGGGGAAGAATGAATTTCTATCTGAATTGTCCATAATTGGAACTCTTAGGCATCGAAATCTTGTTCGGCTTCAAGGCTGGTGCCACGAGAAGGGTGAAATCTTATTAGTCTACGACTTGATGCCCAACGGCAGCCTTGATAAAGCTCTGTTCGAAGCGAGAACGCCTTTGCCATGGCCTCACAGGCGGAAAGTTTTATTCGGGGTCGCCTCTGCTCTGGCTTATTTGCATCAAGAATGCGAAAACCAGGTGATTCACAGAGATGTAAAGAGCAGTAACATAATGTTGGACGAGGGATTCAATGCCCGGCTAGGAGATTTCGGTTTGGCGAGGCAAATTGAGCACGACAAATCCCCGGATGCAACGGTGGCAGCCGGAACAATGGGGTATTTGGCGCCGGAGTATCTCCTAACCGGTAGAGCAACAGAAAAAACTGATGTGTTTAGCTATGGAGCTGTGGTTCTTGAAGTGGCTAGCGGAAGAAGACCAATTGAGAAAGAAACTGTAGCCGCTGCCGGGAAAGCTGGGGTTTGCAGCAATTTGGTGGAATGGGTTTGGAGTTTACACAGAGAAGAGAGGCTGTTGGCGGCGGCGGATGCGCGGCTCGCCGGTGAGTTTGATGAGGGGGAGATGAGGAAGATTCTTTTAGTTGGGCTGGCTTGCTCTCATCCTGACCCATTGGCTAGACCGACAATGAGGGGCGTCGTCCAGATGCTTGTGGGTGAGGCTGAAGTCCCCATTGTTCCAACAACAAAGCCCTCCATGAGTTTCAGCACTTCCCACCTCTTGCTCAGCCTTCAGGATAGTGTTTCTGATTGCAATGCTCTCATCAATATGTCCATCTCCTCATCGGAGGACGGCGGCGCCGCCGATATGGTTTGA
- the LOC132191957 gene encoding DNA-binding protein S1FA-like produces the protein MDEEFEFADKVPPAFDRMENVIKDAGAKGFNPGLIVLLVVVGLLSIFLIGNYVLYLYAQKTIPPRKKKPVSKKKMKRERLKQGVSAPGE, from the exons ATGGACGAGGAGTTCGAGTTCGCTGACAAGGTCCCTCCCGCCTTCGATCGCATG GAAAATGTGATCAAGGATGCCGGAGCCAAAGGGTTTAACCCAGGATTGATTGTGCTGCTTGTTGTTGTTGGGCTATTGTCGATATTCCTTATTGGAAATTATGTACTTTACCTGTATGCACAAAAAACCATTCCTCCAAGGAAAAAGAAGCCTGTCtccaagaagaagatgaagagggAGAGACTGAAGCAAGGTGTCTCTGCACCTGGAGAGTAG